GCGCCGGTGCCGAAATCCCAGAATCCGCGCCAGGCAAAGGGCGCATAGGCCGGGTGATAGGGCCGCCAGGCCGCCGGACCCAACCATAGATCCCAATCCAGTGTCGGCGGACAGGACGGCGTCTCTTTAGGCGCCTCAATGCCCTGCGGCCAGATCGGCCGGTTGGTCCAGCAATGGGCTTCGCGGATCTCACCGATGGCGCCGGCCCAGATCCATTCACAGATCAGGCGGCCGCCTTCCTGAGCGTGTCCCTGATTGCCCATCTGAGTGACCACCCCCATCTCTTTGGCCGTGGCCGTCAGCACACGCGCCTCTTTGATGGTGTGGGTCAGCGGTTTTTGCACAAACACATGCTTTTTCATCTTCATCGCCATCATCGCCGCTACGGCGTGGGTGTGATCCGGCGTGCTGACCGTCACCGCATCGATCTCTTTCTCTTTCTCCAGCATCACGCGAAAATCTTTGTAGAATTTAGCCTTGGGAAAAAGATCCGCAGGGCTTTTCTTCTCCTGATCCTGCTCGCCGTGCTTTTCGGTCAATTTTTCTTCATCGACATCGCACAAGGCGATGACGTTCTCACCCTGCATTTTTTCCGAATCAGAAAATCCTTTGCCGCCGATGCCGATGCAGGCGATGTTCAATTTGTCGCTGGGCGCTTGGTATCCCGGGCCGCCGAGCACATGGCGCGGAACGATGATAAACGAGGAGGCGACTGCTGTGCCGCCAAGAAACTGCCGGCGGGACAACTCTTTGCCGGCCAAGTCATTTTTTCGTTCACTCATAACCCACAATCCTTTCACTGATAAATGTAAAACTCAAATTAACACAAAACGGCATTACATTCAAGCCCTTTTTCACCGTTCAGCAGCATGCCTACGCTATTTAATCCTGGCTCTGAGATTGTTTAAATCGACCACCAGCACCTCATTGTCGACCACTGCCAGCACCTGCTCCACCGCCTGTTTGACCGGCTCGGGATTTTTACTC
The sequence above is a segment of the bacterium genome. Coding sequences within it:
- a CDS encoding Gfo/Idh/MocA family oxidoreductase, coding for MSERKNDLAGKELSRRQFLGGTAVASSFIIVPRHVLGGPGYQAPSDKLNIACIGIGGKGFSDSEKMQGENVIALCDVDEEKLTEKHGEQDQEKKSPADLFPKAKFYKDFRVMLEKEKEIDAVTVSTPDHTHAVAAMMAMKMKKHVFVQKPLTHTIKEARVLTATAKEMGVVTQMGNQGHAQEGGRLICEWIWAGAIGEIREAHCWTNRPIWPQGIEAPKETPSCPPTLDWDLWLGPAAWRPYHPAYAPFAWRGFWDFGTGAIGDMGAHIIDHVYWPLKLKYPSKIYASSTKFTEASAPEAEVLVYDFPARGKMPPVRVYWWDGGLVPPRPADLEPGRRMGDGGGGVLFIGSKGSIMGGTYGENPRLIPETKMKEFKRPEKTIPRSPGIHEEWIAACKKGDPKAATTNFEYSGPLTETMLLGNVAVRMKEKNMVFDWDGDKGEITNCPEANALLHFEYRKGWTL